GCTGATGGCGCAGAGCTTCCGCCTGCGTGCCGGCCGGGCGTTTCGCCCCGAGGCGTTCTGGCTGCGCGCGGTCACCGTGGCCAAGGCCGCCGCCCTGCTGGCGGGCGCAGCGCGCCCCTGTGCCGGCAAGGCGCTGGGCAGGCGCCCGAAAAATGCGGCGAATGCCGAGGGCGCGGCCCAGGCCTATCTGGGCGGCTTGCTGCATCAGCTCGGCATTGCCGCCTTGGCCCACCTGGCGCCCGAGGAAATGGACCAGGTGCTGCTGGAGGTCGCGGCGCGGCAGGGTGCTTCCCTGGCATCGCTGGAGGAGGCGCGCTTCGGCATGTCGCACCAGAGCACGGGCGTGCTGCTGGCCAGGAAATGGCATTTGCCCGAAGAGGTGATTTCGGTGATTGGCCACTACCACGATCCGGACTACGACGGCCATCACGGCAAGCTGGTATCCGTCGTGCATGCCGCGTGCCTCTTGCACGAAGCCTTGGAGCAGGGAGAGACGACGATGCAGTTCCATGAGCACAGCACATCGAGATGGCCGGAGCTGGGTCTGGATGCCGAGCGGGTCGGCGGCGTGTTGTCCGGGTTGCGACAGGAGCAGGAAGGGCTGCGCCTGATGGCGGCGGCCATGAGTGGGGCGGAGCCGTGACGGCGTCCGGCTTGCAGTGGCTGGAGGACCGGATCGATCAGGTGGACGGGTTGTCCGTCCTGCGGGCTCTGTCCGAGCTGAATGCCTATCGCTTGGAGGGGCCGCAGCTGCTGGTCCAAGCCCTGGGCTTGTGGATCGATTATCTCGGCGTGGACGTGGTCAGCGTGCAGTTCCTGGAGGACCGGCTGTGGCGGGAGGCGCTGACGCTGGCCTGGAGTCCCGAGCACCAGCAGGTGGAAATCCCCCTGAAGAAGACCCCGTTCTGGAAATGCTTCAGGAAGCTGTCCGCGGAGATGGTGCAGGCGCAATCCGTGGTCCGGCGCACGCCCCTGTCCGCCGGGGACCAGCCGGGCGGGTCGGCCCTGATGCTGCCCCTGGGCGGCGATCAGGGGCTGCTGGGGGCGATCTTCCTGTATCACGCCCGCGCCGATTTCTTCACCCCCGCCCACGAGCGCCTGGGCGCCATCTTCGCCAATTTCCTGGCCCAAGCCATCGTAACCAATCGCCTGGTCCGCCACATGCACGAGGAGGTGGACCAGCGCGTGGCCGCCATGGACGCCCTCATGCAGGAAACCCTGGAACTGAAGAAAAAATACGAGCAGTTGTCCTTCGTGGACGAGCTGACCCAGCTCTACAACCGCCGCTTCTTCTTCCAGGAAGCCAAGCTGGCCCTGGCGCGCGATACCCGCAACGACGCCCCGTTCTCGCTGATCATGCTGGACGTGGACCACTTCAAGCGCATCAACGACCGCTACGGGCATTCCACCGGCGACGAGGTGCTGCGCTGCATCAGCGATTTCCTGCGCGCCTCCGTGCGCGAAACGGACATCCTGTCCCGCTTCGGCGGCGAGGAGTTCGCGCTGGCCCTGCCCGGCACCGACTGCAGCGGCGCCCGGCGGGTGGCGCAGATGCTGCTCGACGGCGTGCGGCGCCTGCCTTGCCGCACCGGCAAGGGCGAGCTCGTCCGCATCACCATCAGCCTGGGCCTGGCTTGCCGTACCTCGCTGGAGTACCTGAACGGCGAGACCGATCTGGAGCGCCTGCTGCACAACGCCGATCTGGCGCTCTATGCCGCCAAGGAGGGCGGGCGCGACCAGTGCTGCGCCTACGAGGAAATGACCCACTGCCCCCTCTGAGGGCCGGCGGGCCCGCCCCGCCTCAGGGGTGCCGGGGCTCGATGCGCACCAGCGCCACCACCTTCCCGCTGTAGAGATCCCGTTTTTCCATGAGCAGATAGGCCCGCGCCCGGCCGCCCAGCACCCTCGACAAGGCCGGCAGTTCGGCCTGCGGCAGGGCCAGGTACACGGGCCGGCCCATCGCCAGCAGACGCTTCAGTTCCTGCAAGTCCGTCAGGCGATGGATCTGCTGCTCGCCGCGCCCGCCGTAGAAGAGCAGGGAGGGCTGGAACCAGCGCCAGGCCGCCAGTGTGTAGGGCGCCTCGCCCTGCAGGCCCTGGATGAGCTGGCCGAAGCTGCGCGACGGCTTGGCTTCCTCCAGGTGCGGCAGGGCCCAGGCCACCAGCACGAAGGTCAGGGCCGCCGCCGCCGCGCTCAGGCCGGCGACGGCCGGGGCCAGACGCTGCCGCCACAGGAAGGCGAGGCCCAGCAAGCCGGCCGCCGCGTAGGGCAGGCCGAGCACGCCCAGGGCCGGCAGTTCCGGCACCGCTTTGGGGATCTGGACCTGGCCGGCGACGATCAGGGCGATGCCCGCCGCGAGCAGGACCGCCATGGACAGCAGGGCGCCGCCGCGCCGCAGGGGCAGCTCGCCCCGCAGGGCCTGCACCAGGCGCAGGGCGATGAGGATGAAGAGCGGCGGGTAAGCCGGCCACACGTAGTTGGGCAGCTTGGTGGCCGCCAGGCTGAAGAAGGCGATCCAGGTCAGCGCCCAGACCATGAGAAAGGCCTGCGCCGGCGCCTGTTGCGCCAGGCGGGCGCCGAAGCGGCGCCAGGGGGCCGCCAGGGCCTGGGGCAGCAGCACGGACCAGGGCAGCAGGGCCACGGGGATGGTGGCCAGGTAGTAGAGGAGGGGGCCGCGGTGTCCCTCCATGGGATCGAGGAAGCGGTCCACGTTGTGGGCGCCGAGGAACTGGCGCAGCCATTCCCCTTCGCTGGCCCACCAGGCCCATACGTACCACGGCACGGCGATGAGCAGAAAGAGCGGGATGCCGAGCCCCAGCCGGCCCTCGCGCCACAGGTGCGGCAGATCCCGGCGCCAAGCCAGGAAGAGCAGGATGATGAGACCGGGCAGCAGCACGCCGATGGGCCCCTTGGCCAGCACCGCCAGGGCCAGGGCGGCGTAGCTCAGGAGATAGTCCCGGCGCCGGCTGGCCGGGTTCAGGTAGCCCGCGAGCCAGCTGAGCAGGCCCAGGGCGACGAAGAAGATCAGCAGGGGGTCGGGCACGGCGGCGCGGAAGATCACCTGGCTGTGCAGCGCGGTCGCACCCAGCAGCGCCGCCATCAGGCCCGTCTGCGCGTCGAAGAGGCGCCGGGCCTGCACCGCCATGAGCAGCACCAGCAGCGCCCCGAACAGCACCGCCCCCGCGCGCAGGCCCCATTCGTTGAAGCCGAAGAGCCGGGTCATGCCCGCCATCACCCAATAGTTGAGGATCGGCTTGTCGGGCCGCAGCTCGCCGTTGAAGGTGGGCAGGGCGTAATCGCCGCGGCTCGTCATTTCCTTAAGGGCCTGGGCATTGTTGGGCTCGTCGATGTCCCACAGGGAGCTGTCGCCGGCGCCGATGCCGAGCAGCAGCAGGGCCAGGACGAAGAGCAGGAAGCTGTGCTGGAGAAAGGTTTTGTTCATGTGTTATGGTTTCCGGCAGCTGGGCACGAGACTCGGCGGGCATGACGGCGCACGGCGCCGCAACAGCACCCTTGCGGCTAACGGCCCCCTTTCAGAATGCGGGCCTTGTCGCGCTCCCATTCGCGTTCCTTGATGGATGCGCGCTTGTCGTGCAGCTGCTTGCCGCGCGCCAGGGCGATCTCCAGCTTGGCGCGGCCGTTCTTCCAGTACATGGCCGTGGGCACCAGGGTGTAGCCCTTGCGCTCCACCTGGCCGATGAGGCGGTTGATCTGCTGCTTGTGCAGGAGCAGCTTGCGCGTGCGCAAGGGGTCGGGCTTGATGTGGGTGCTGGCGGTGGGCAGGGGGGAGATGTGCGCGCCGAAAAGCCACAGCTCGGCGTCCTTGATCAGGACGTAGCTTTCCTTCAGGTTGACCCGGCCGGCCCGCAGCGATTTGACTTCCCACCCTTCCAGCACGATGCCTGCTTCGAAGCGTTCTTCGATGAAGTACTCGAAGCCGGCCTGGCGGTTGAGGGCGATGGTGGATTGGCTCATGGACAGCGGTCCTAATGGAAACGGGCGGATGCTTTGTTTTAGTGGAATCATTGTAGAGGACTCGGGCAGGGAATGCCTAGCGCCTTTCACGGATCGGGGGAGGAATGGCCAAGGGCTCGCGCGGACAATGGCATGAGTTGCAGGATTTCCGGCTGTACACGGAAATGGCCACCATTGCGGAAGCCATCGACACCTGCCTCCTGAATGCGCGCGAGGAGATCCTGCTGGAGATCTACATCTTCGAGGCGGGAGACTGGCCCGCGCGCGTGCTGGACATCCTGGTGGCGAAGGCGGAGGCGGGGGTGCGGGTGCACCTGACCCTGGACGCCATCGGCTGCATGGCCTTTCCGCGGGCCTGGGTCCAGCGCTTGCGCCAGGCCGGCGCGCATCTGGTCTGGTATCACCGGCTCGATTACCTGAACCTGCGCCAGACCATGCGCCGGACCCATCGCCGCATTCTGGTGGTGGACGGCCGCTTCGCCGCCCTCGGCGGCTTCGCCATCGCCGATGCCTGGCTGACCGGGGCATGGACCGGCCAGCCTTACCGGGAGCTCATGGTGTGCTTCGGCGGCCCGCTGGCCACGCAAATGCGCATGGCCTTCGGCAGCACGCACCGGGTGCCGCTCCTGCCGTTGCGGGCGGCCATGCCTGGCGGCGCGGCGGCGCCGGTGCTCGGCAAGGGGCGCCTGCTGCTGAATTCGCCGCCCGGGCGCAACACCATTCACGAGCGCCTGCTGGCGGCCATCCGCGCGGCGCGCACCCATGTCTGGATCGCCACGCCCTACTTCAATCCGGATTTCTGGGTGCGGCGCGCCCTGTATCAGGCCGCCCACCGCGGGGTGGACGTGCGCATCCTGCTGCCCGGCCCCTTGACCGACCATCCCATCTTACGCCATGGGGTGCGAAGGTATTATCATAGGATGCTGGCGGCCGGGGTGCGAATATTCGAATATTCCCCCGCCTTTCTGCACAGCAAGTGCACGGTGGTGGACGGGCGCTGGGCGACCGTGGGTTCGGCCAACCTGGACCTGCTCAGCCACTGGTTCAACCGCGAACTCAACCTGGAGTGCCGCGGCCGGCCCCTGGTGAATCTGCTGGTCACCCTCCTGTCCCGGGAGTTCCAGCAATCCCAGGAGATCACCCTCGCCAGCTGGCTGGCGCGCCCCCGCTGGCAGCGCGTGCTGGAAAACGGGCTCGGCATCGTGGACCGGGTGCTGCAGAAGAGCGCCCTGGCCCGCTACAGACGTTAAGGAGAATGCATGCACAAAGTCCAAAAAACGGCCGTTCTGCCCTATACGCCCGCGCAGGTGTTCTCTATGGTCGAAGACATTCCTTCCTATCCGGCCTTTTTGCCCTGGGTCAGCCGTGCCCGCATCCTCAGCCGCAAGGGCGACGAGGTGCTGGCCGAGCTCAGTTTCGCGCAGGGTGGCCTGAGCAAGGCGTTCACCACGCGCAACCTTCATCAGCGCAACAAGATGATCGAGATCCGCCTGGTCAACGGCCCCTTCCGCATGCTGGAAGGGCTGTGGCGCTTCGAGCCGGTGCGCGGCGGCACCCGCGTCAGCCTGGATCTGCAGTTCGATTTTTCCAGCCGGCTCCTGGAGCTCCTGCTGGGGCCCATTTTCAAGCACGCCACCGAGACCATGGTCAACGCCTTCCAAGGCCGCGCGCGGGCCATTTACGGCCAGGACCGGGTGGCCGCCGATCAGATCCCCACCGAGATTTGACGCCATGAAAGTGGAAGTGGCCTACGCCGAGCCGGCCCAGCAGTGGCTGCTGGAAATCGAGGTGCCGGAGGGGGCGACCGTGGGCGAGGCGATCCAGCGCTCCGGCATCCTCGAGCAGTGTCCGCGGCTCGTCTTCGAGCAGCTCAAGGTCGGCGTGTTCGGCAAGCTGACCAAGATGGACCGTGTGCTGCGCGCGGGCGAGCGCGTCGAAATCTACCGTCCGCTCATCGCCGATCCAAAGCAGGTGCGGGCGGAGCGCGCCAAGGCGGGCAAGGCGGCCAAGGCGGAAGACGGCGAATGAGGCGCGGCGCGGCCTAGCGCGGCGCGGCCGCCGGCTTCACATCCCCTTCCACCCGCAGCAGCTTGCCGCTGGCGTCGAAGATCACGGTGATGCGGCGTTGCTCGCGCTTGCCGTAGGACGGCTTGAAGCTGTAGACGTAGTCCCAGCGTTCGGGGTGGAAGGGGTCGGTGACGAGCGGTGTGCCGAGCAATTCCTGCACCTGCCCGCGATCCATGCCGGGCTTGAGCTGCTCGACCTGCTGTTGCTGAATGACGTTGCCCTGCTGCACATCCACCCGGTAGAGATTGCAGCCCGCCACGGCAAGGCCCAGAGCGGGAATCAGAGCGAAAGAAAGCGCGCGCACGGTTGTTTTCATAACAAGAATTATTATCCTTCGGCCCAAATCCAGTACAATGCCCGTAAAAAGACGGTCTATCCTAAACGAAACGACGAGGATTGTCCCATGCAGAGACTGGATAGTGAAGATTTGAAGAAGGCGGGGCTGAAGGCTACGCTGCCGCGCCTGAAGATCCTGCGCATCCTGGAAAACAGCCAGACGCGCCATCTCACCGCCGAGGAAGTATACCGTCAGCTGCTGGATGCCGGCGAGGAGGTGGGGCTGGCGACGGTCTACCGGGTGCTGACCCAGTTCGAGGCGGCGGGCCTGGTGAAGCGCCACCACTTCGAGGGCGACCGCTCCATCTTCGAGCTGGACGAGGGTGGACACCACGATCACATGGTCTGCACGGCGTGCGGCAAGGTGATCGAATTCTACGATCCGGCCATCGAGGAGCGGCAGCGGGAAGTCGCTGCCAACCATGACTTCAGCATCAACGAGCACAGCCTGTATCTCTACGGCACCTGCCGCGGCATGCGCGAGCGGGGAGTCTGCTCCATGACCGGCGCGGCGGAAACGGCGCCGGCGGACAGCATCTCCTGAAGCCGGTTCCCGCGTACCCCGGATAGCACCGTTCTCGGCACCGTTGCCGGCTGACCGCGGCTGTGCGCCGGCCTGCGTTGAAATGCAAAGCCCGCAGGCGCGGGTTGGCCCGCGCAGACCTGACCTGTTCTCATCCCCACAAGCGCCGTCGTGGCGCTAGCGCTCCTCGCCGCTTTCCGCCAGCATCAGCATCTCCTCGGCCACCGCCCGGGTCTGCTCGGTGATCTGCACGCCGCCCAGCATGCGCGCCAGCTCTTCCTTGCGCGCGTCGGGGGCCAGGGGCACCAGGGTGCTGAGGGTCTGATCCCCGGCGCTGCGCTTGGTGACGCGCAGGTGATGATGGCCCTGGGCAGCCACCTGGGGCAGGTGGGTCACGCAGAAGATCTGCTTGCGGGTGCCCAGCTGGCGCAGCTGGCGCCCGACGATCTCGGCCACCGCGCCGCCGACGCCCACGTCCACCTCGTCGAAGACCAGGGTGCCCACCACGCCCTGGCCCGCCAGCACCACCTGGATGCCCAGGCTGATGCGCGACAGCTCGCCGCCGGAGGCCACCTTGGCCAGCTCCCGCGCCGGCTGGCCGGGGTTGGTGTTGACCAGGAAAGCAATCTGATCCAGGCCGTGCTGGCGGAAAGCAGTCTCGTCGGCGGCATCCCGGCTTTCGACCTGCACCTGAAAGCGGCCCTGCGGCATGCCCAATTGCTGCATCTGCGCCGTGACCGCCTCGCTCAGGGTGCGGGCGGCGGCCTCGCGCGCCGCGCTCAGCTGACGTGCCGTCTCCCGGTAGGTGGCGGCGCTGGCCGCCAGCGCCGCGGCCGCCGCCTGCAGGTTTTCGCCGAGGTGCTCCAGCTGGTCGCGCTCTTCGGCCAGGGCCGCGCGCCGGGCCAGCAGGGCGGGGTAGTCGCAGTGATGCTTGCGCAGCAGCCGCTGCAGCTGGTCCAGGCGATCGTTGACGGCATCCAGGCGGCCGGGATCGGATTCCAGGTGGCCCAGGTAGTTGCGCAGCGCCGCCGCCGCCTCATCCACCTGAATCAGGGCGCCGTCCACCAGGCTGGCGATGCCCTCCAGGCGGACATCCACCCCGCTCAGTTCCGTGAGCTGCCGGCTCAAGGCGCCGAGCGTGTCGCTGACCGCGCCTTCGCCTTCGTAAAGCTGTTCCAGTCCCCGGCTGGCGGTGCTCTCCAGCTGGTGGGCGGCGGCCAGGCGCAGCCGTTCCTGCTCCAGCGCCTCCAGTTCGCCCGGCTTGGGATCGGCCTGCTCCAGCTCCTCCAGCTGAAAGCGGATCAGCTCCAGGCGCGCATCGCGCTCCTGCTGGCTGTGGCGCAGCTGCTGCAAGGCCTCGCGCTTGGCCTGCCAGTCGCGGAACTGCTGCCTGAGGGTGGCCAGCAGCGGCTGATTGCCGGCATAGGCGTCCAGGAGCTCGCGCTGCACGTCGGCTTGCAGCAGGCTCTGGTGGGCATGCTGTCCGTAGATGTCGGCGACCAGATCGCCCACCTGCTTGAGCTGCTGCAAGGGGACCGGGCGGCCGTTGATGAAGGCGCG
This DNA window, taken from Thermithiobacillus tepidarius DSM 3134, encodes the following:
- a CDS encoding HDOD domain-containing protein, which translates into the protein MRAAIIKALGLKLVKDLALSLLMAQSFRLRAGRAFRPEAFWLRAVTVAKAAALLAGAARPCAGKALGRRPKNAANAEGAAQAYLGGLLHQLGIAALAHLAPEEMDQVLLEVAARQGASLASLEEARFGMSHQSTGVLLARKWHLPEEVISVIGHYHDPDYDGHHGKLVSVVHAACLLHEALEQGETTMQFHEHSTSRWPELGLDAERVGGVLSGLRQEQEGLRLMAAAMSGAEP
- a CDS encoding GGDEF domain-containing protein — protein: MTASGLQWLEDRIDQVDGLSVLRALSELNAYRLEGPQLLVQALGLWIDYLGVDVVSVQFLEDRLWREALTLAWSPEHQQVEIPLKKTPFWKCFRKLSAEMVQAQSVVRRTPLSAGDQPGGSALMLPLGGDQGLLGAIFLYHARADFFTPAHERLGAIFANFLAQAIVTNRLVRHMHEEVDQRVAAMDALMQETLELKKKYEQLSFVDELTQLYNRRFFFQEAKLALARDTRNDAPFSLIMLDVDHFKRINDRYGHSTGDEVLRCISDFLRASVRETDILSRFGGEEFALALPGTDCSGARRVAQMLLDGVRRLPCRTGKGELVRITISLGLACRTSLEYLNGETDLERLLHNADLALYAAKEGGRDQCCAYEEMTHCPL
- a CDS encoding ArnT family glycosyltransferase → MNKTFLQHSFLLFVLALLLLGIGAGDSSLWDIDEPNNAQALKEMTSRGDYALPTFNGELRPDKPILNYWVMAGMTRLFGFNEWGLRAGAVLFGALLVLLMAVQARRLFDAQTGLMAALLGATALHSQVIFRAAVPDPLLIFFVALGLLSWLAGYLNPASRRRDYLLSYAALALAVLAKGPIGVLLPGLIILLFLAWRRDLPHLWREGRLGLGIPLFLLIAVPWYVWAWWASEGEWLRQFLGAHNVDRFLDPMEGHRGPLLYYLATIPVALLPWSVLLPQALAAPWRRFGARLAQQAPAQAFLMVWALTWIAFFSLAATKLPNYVWPAYPPLFILIALRLVQALRGELPLRRGGALLSMAVLLAAGIALIVAGQVQIPKAVPELPALGVLGLPYAAAGLLGLAFLWRQRLAPAVAGLSAAAAALTFVLVAWALPHLEEAKPSRSFGQLIQGLQGEAPYTLAAWRWFQPSLLFYGGRGEQQIHRLTDLQELKRLLAMGRPVYLALPQAELPALSRVLGGRARAYLLMEKRDLYSGKVVALVRIEPRHP
- the smpB gene encoding SsrA-binding protein SmpB; translated protein: MSQSTIALNRQAGFEYFIEERFEAGIVLEGWEVKSLRAGRVNLKESYVLIKDAELWLFGAHISPLPTASTHIKPDPLRTRKLLLHKQQINRLIGQVERKGYTLVPTAMYWKNGRAKLEIALARGKQLHDKRASIKEREWERDKARILKGGR
- a CDS encoding phospholipase D-like domain-containing protein, with amino-acid sequence MAKGSRGQWHELQDFRLYTEMATIAEAIDTCLLNAREEILLEIYIFEAGDWPARVLDILVAKAEAGVRVHLTLDAIGCMAFPRAWVQRLRQAGAHLVWYHRLDYLNLRQTMRRTHRRILVVDGRFAALGGFAIADAWLTGAWTGQPYRELMVCFGGPLATQMRMAFGSTHRVPLLPLRAAMPGGAAAPVLGKGRLLLNSPPGRNTIHERLLAAIRAARTHVWIATPYFNPDFWVRRALYQAAHRGVDVRILLPGPLTDHPILRHGVRRYYHRMLAAGVRIFEYSPAFLHSKCTVVDGRWATVGSANLDLLSHWFNRELNLECRGRPLVNLLVTLLSREFQQSQEITLASWLARPRWQRVLENGLGIVDRVLQKSALARYRR
- a CDS encoding type II toxin-antitoxin system RatA family toxin, yielding MHKVQKTAVLPYTPAQVFSMVEDIPSYPAFLPWVSRARILSRKGDEVLAELSFAQGGLSKAFTTRNLHQRNKMIEIRLVNGPFRMLEGLWRFEPVRGGTRVSLDLQFDFSSRLLELLLGPIFKHATETMVNAFQGRARAIYGQDRVAADQIPTEI
- a CDS encoding RnfH family protein codes for the protein MKVEVAYAEPAQQWLLEIEVPEGATVGEAIQRSGILEQCPRLVFEQLKVGVFGKLTKMDRVLRAGERVEIYRPLIADPKQVRAERAKAGKAAKAEDGE
- a CDS encoding outer membrane protein assembly factor BamE; its protein translation is MKTTVRALSFALIPALGLAVAGCNLYRVDVQQGNVIQQQQVEQLKPGMDRGQVQELLGTPLVTDPFHPERWDYVYSFKPSYGKREQRRITVIFDASGKLLRVEGDVKPAAAPR
- the fur gene encoding ferric iron uptake transcriptional regulator; protein product: MQRLDSEDLKKAGLKATLPRLKILRILENSQTRHLTAEEVYRQLLDAGEEVGLATVYRVLTQFEAAGLVKRHHFEGDRSIFELDEGGHHDHMVCTACGKVIEFYDPAIEERQREVAANHDFSINEHSLYLYGTCRGMRERGVCSMTGAAETAPADSIS
- the recN gene encoding DNA repair protein RecN; the encoded protein is MLSHISIRDFAIIDSLDLDLDSGLTVLTGETGAGKSIVVDALSVVLGERADPGMIRHGAEQADIAADFQLADAHPALALLEELAVADEGNCLLRRIVSRGGRSRAFINGRPVPLQQLKQVGDLVADIYGQHAHQSLLQADVQRELLDAYAGNQPLLATLRQQFRDWQAKREALQQLRHSQQERDARLELIRFQLEELEQADPKPGELEALEQERLRLAAAHQLESTASRGLEQLYEGEGAVSDTLGALSRQLTELSGVDVRLEGIASLVDGALIQVDEAAAALRNYLGHLESDPGRLDAVNDRLDQLQRLLRKHHCDYPALLARRAALAEERDQLEHLGENLQAAAAALAASAATYRETARQLSAAREAAARTLSEAVTAQMQQLGMPQGRFQVQVESRDAADETAFRQHGLDQIAFLVNTNPGQPARELAKVASGGELSRISLGIQVVLAGQGVVGTLVFDEVDVGVGGAVAEIVGRQLRQLGTRKQIFCVTHLPQVAAQGHHHLRVTKRSAGDQTLSTLVPLAPDARKEELARMLGGVQITEQTRAVAEEMLMLAESGEER